One window from the genome of Aeromonas sp. FDAARGOS 1405 encodes:
- the pta gene encoding phosphate acetyltransferase, with the protein MNKGYKVARTIMLIPVGTGVGVTSVSLGVVRAMERHGVNVSFFKPVAQPRPGETGAERSTAVIRAAANINPPEPFTLSYAENMISSSNTDILLEEIVARFEEHVKSSGAEVLVVEGMVPTDKQPFANKLNYDVAKALDADMVFVTHPGHDSSQKLKERIELACSNFGGVNNPRIVGCVINKVGAPVDEHGVTRPDLTEMFEAHHHASDAAHNLEVLQVFGKSPLRILGCIPWNTQLIAPRAKDLAKHLAAKILHKGELDSRRLQTVTFCARSIHNMVEHFRPGSLLVTSGDRSDVIVSACLSAMNGVKLGALLLTGNYHPEPQVMALCQQAMATGLPIMMTGTNTWQTAVSLQNFNVDIPEDDRERIELVQDYVAGHIDKHWIESLTVSSTRSRRLSPPAFRYQLTELARQANKRVVLPEGDEPRTIKAAAICAERGIARPVLLGNPEEIRRVAEQQGVVLTDRVEIIDPAVVRERYVPRLVELRKNKGMTEVVAREQLEDNVVLGTMMLERNEVDGLVSGAVHTTANTIRPPMQIIKTAPGSSLISSIFFMLLPDQVLVYGDCAINPDPTAEQLAEIAIQSADSAAAFGIEPRVAMISYSTGTSGAGADVEKVREATELAKAKRPDLIIDGPLQYDAAIMENVAKSKAPNSPVAGKATVFVFPDLNTGNTTYKAVQRSADLVSIGPMLQGMRKPVNDLSRGALVDDIVYTIALTGIQAAQADAQA; encoded by the coding sequence ATGAACAAGGGGTATAAAGTGGCACGCACTATTATGCTTATCCCGGTCGGCACTGGTGTCGGCGTAACTTCCGTAAGCCTTGGCGTTGTCCGCGCCATGGAACGTCACGGTGTCAATGTCAGCTTCTTCAAACCGGTTGCCCAGCCGCGTCCGGGTGAAACCGGTGCCGAGCGCTCAACCGCCGTTATCCGCGCAGCTGCCAACATCAATCCGCCCGAGCCCTTCACCCTCTCCTACGCCGAGAACATGATCAGCTCCAGCAACACCGACATCCTGCTGGAAGAGATCGTTGCCCGCTTCGAAGAGCACGTGAAATCCAGCGGTGCCGAAGTGCTGGTTGTCGAAGGTATGGTGCCGACCGACAAGCAGCCCTTTGCCAACAAGCTGAACTACGACGTTGCCAAGGCGCTGGATGCCGACATGGTATTCGTGACCCACCCGGGCCATGACTCCAGCCAGAAGCTGAAAGAGCGCATCGAACTGGCCTGCTCCAACTTCGGTGGTGTCAACAACCCCCGCATCGTTGGTTGCGTGATCAACAAGGTTGGCGCGCCGGTTGACGAGCATGGCGTAACCCGCCCTGACCTGACCGAGATGTTCGAAGCCCATCACCACGCTTCTGACGCGGCCCACAACCTGGAAGTGCTGCAAGTGTTCGGCAAGAGCCCGCTGCGCATCCTGGGTTGCATCCCCTGGAACACCCAGCTGATCGCCCCGCGCGCCAAGGATCTCGCCAAGCATCTGGCCGCCAAGATCCTGCACAAGGGTGAGCTGGACAGCCGTCGCCTGCAGACCGTGACCTTCTGCGCCCGCTCCATCCACAACATGGTCGAGCACTTCCGTCCGGGCAGCCTGCTGGTCACCTCTGGCGACCGCTCTGACGTCATCGTCTCCGCCTGCCTCTCCGCCATGAACGGCGTCAAGCTGGGTGCCCTGCTGCTGACCGGTAACTATCATCCGGAGCCGCAGGTCATGGCGCTGTGCCAACAGGCCATGGCCACCGGCCTGCCGATCATGATGACCGGTACCAACACCTGGCAGACCGCCGTCAGCCTGCAGAACTTCAACGTCGATATTCCGGAAGATGACCGCGAGCGTATCGAGCTGGTACAGGACTATGTGGCTGGCCACATCGACAAACACTGGATCGAGTCGCTGACTGTCAGCTCTACCCGTTCCCGTCGTCTGAGCCCGCCGGCATTCCGTTATCAGCTGACCGAGCTGGCCCGTCAGGCCAACAAGCGTGTCGTGCTGCCGGAAGGCGACGAGCCGCGCACCATCAAGGCTGCCGCAATCTGTGCCGAGCGTGGCATTGCCCGTCCGGTGCTGCTGGGTAACCCGGAAGAGATCCGTCGCGTTGCCGAACAGCAGGGTGTTGTTCTGACCGATCGCGTCGAGATCATCGATCCGGCCGTTGTGCGCGAGCGCTATGTGCCGCGTCTGGTCGAGCTGCGCAAGAACAAGGGCATGACCGAAGTGGTTGCCCGCGAGCAGCTGGAAGATAACGTGGTACTGGGTACCATGATGCTGGAGCGCAATGAAGTTGACGGCCTGGTATCCGGCGCGGTACACACCACTGCCAACACCATCCGTCCGCCGATGCAGATCATCAAGACTGCTCCAGGCTCTTCCCTGATCTCCTCCATCTTCTTCATGCTGCTGCCTGACCAGGTGCTGGTCTACGGTGACTGCGCGATCAACCCGGATCCGACTGCCGAGCAGCTGGCCGAGATCGCCATCCAGTCAGCCGACTCCGCAGCCGCTTTCGGCATCGAGCCGCGCGTCGCCATGATCTCCTACTCTACCGGCACCTCCGGCGCCGGTGCCGATGTAGAGAAAGTGCGTGAAGCGACCGAGCTGGCCAAGGCCAAGCGCCCCGACCTCATAATCGATGGCCCGCTGCAGTACGACGCGGCCATCATGGAGAACGTGGCCAAGTCCAAGGCACCGAACTCACCGGTTGCCGGTAAAGCCACCGTGTTCGTCTTCCCTGACCTGAACACCGGTAACACCACTTACAAAGCGGTGCAGCGTTCCGCTGACCTGGTCTCCATCGGCCCGATGCTGCAAGGCATGCGCAAGCCGGTCAACGACCTCTCCCGTGGCGCTCTGGTTGACGACATCGTCTACACCATCGCCCTGACCGGTATCCAGGCTGCTCAGGCTGACGCACAAGCTTAA
- a CDS encoding acetate kinase yields the protein MSKLVLVLNCGSSSLKFAVIDATTGDDLLSGLAECFNLDDARIKWKLNGEKGSADLGAGAAHQEALDFIVNKILPLNPELSKNLIAIGHRVVHGGERFTSSVVICDDVIAGIEAAVPYAPLHNPAHLIGIREARRVFPALADKNVAVFDTAFHQSMPEEAFLYALPYKLYKENGIRRYGAHGTSHYYISLEAAKQLNKPVEELNIINCHLGNGGSVCAIKNGKSVDTSMGLTPLEGLVMGTRSGDLDPAIIFFLHDKLGMSVADINTMLTKESGLLGLTEVTSDCRFVEDNYDSKEEAKRAMDVYCYRLAKYIGAYAAAMDGRLDAVVFTGGIGENSAPIREITLNKLGLLGFDVDHDANLKARFGKGGEITKAGSTKALVIPTNEEWVIAHDALELVGA from the coding sequence ATGAGTAAGCTGGTTCTTGTTCTTAACTGTGGCAGCTCTTCCCTGAAGTTTGCCGTCATTGACGCAACCACCGGTGATGACCTGCTGTCCGGCCTGGCCGAGTGCTTCAACCTCGACGACGCCCGCATCAAGTGGAAACTGAATGGCGAGAAAGGCAGTGCCGATCTGGGCGCGGGTGCCGCTCACCAGGAAGCGCTGGACTTCATCGTCAACAAGATCCTGCCGCTCAATCCGGAACTGTCCAAGAACCTGATCGCCATCGGTCACCGTGTTGTTCACGGCGGTGAGCGCTTCACCTCTTCCGTCGTTATCTGTGACGACGTGATCGCCGGCATCGAAGCCGCCGTTCCGTACGCACCGCTGCACAACCCGGCTCACCTGATCGGTATCCGTGAAGCCCGCCGCGTATTCCCGGCGCTGGCTGACAAGAACGTGGCCGTATTCGATACCGCGTTCCACCAGTCCATGCCGGAAGAAGCCTTCCTGTATGCGCTGCCGTACAAGCTCTACAAAGAGAACGGCATCCGTCGCTACGGCGCTCACGGCACCAGCCACTACTACATCAGCCTGGAAGCTGCCAAGCAGCTGAACAAGCCGGTTGAAGAGCTGAACATCATCAACTGCCACCTGGGCAACGGCGGTTCCGTCTGCGCCATCAAGAACGGCAAATCTGTTGATACCTCCATGGGTCTGACTCCGCTGGAAGGTCTGGTCATGGGTACCCGCTCCGGCGATCTGGACCCGGCCATCATCTTCTTCCTGCACGACAAGCTGGGCATGAGCGTGGCCGATATCAACACCATGCTGACCAAAGAGTCCGGCCTGCTGGGTCTGACCGAAGTCACCTCCGACTGCCGTTTCGTTGAAGACAACTACGACAGCAAAGAAGAAGCCAAGCGTGCTATGGACGTTTACTGCTATCGCCTGGCCAAGTACATCGGCGCCTACGCTGCCGCCATGGACGGTCGTCTGGACGCCGTTGTTTTCACCGGTGGTATCGGTGAAAACTCCGCCCCGATCCGTGAAATCACCCTGAACAAGCTGGGTCTGCTGGGCTTTGACGTCGATCACGACGCCAACCTGAAGGCTCGTTTCGGCAAGGGTGGCGAGATCACCAAGGCTGGTTCTACCAAGGCCTTGGTAATCCCGACCAACGAAGAGTGGGTTATCGCCCACGACGCGCTGGAACTGGTCGGCGCTTAA
- the yfbV gene encoding terminus macrodomain insulation protein YfbV, with translation MSMNIFGTKLQQGRHYMTLWPRRPELNSMFPENRVIKATEFALKVIPALAVLSVMLQFQFGEQHYWPSVITSVLFLLSLPLQGYYWLGQRADTRLPPSLASWYREINGKMNEQGGRRQLVSQPRYEELADTLKAAFQQLDKSFLYE, from the coding sequence ATGAGCATGAACATTTTTGGAACTAAGTTACAGCAAGGCCGCCATTATATGACGCTTTGGCCGCGCCGTCCCGAGCTCAATTCGATGTTTCCTGAAAATCGGGTGATCAAGGCGACCGAGTTCGCCCTCAAGGTGATCCCCGCGCTGGCGGTGCTGAGCGTGATGTTGCAGTTCCAGTTTGGGGAGCAGCACTACTGGCCTTCAGTCATCACTTCCGTGCTGTTTCTGCTCAGTTTGCCGCTGCAAGGTTATTACTGGCTCGGCCAGCGCGCCGACACCCGCTTGCCCCCGTCGCTGGCGAGCTGGTATCGGGAGATCAACGGCAAGATGAACGAGCAGGGTGGCCGTCGTCAGCTGGTGTCACAGCCGCGCTATGAAGAGCTGGCCGATACCCTCAAGGCCGCCTTCCAGCAGCTCGATAAATCCTTTCTCTACGAATAA
- a CDS encoding YfbU family protein, with amino-acid sequence MNMSNTERLILSNQYEILAKLNPEKADIYQRASTIIERGYCLQILELEKSFGHLDLATCQEVIDTLELHHALAISWGNLDAADQGEINASRLEFNGYSRSQERELADYVCFLLEVDKRFPELKCPCDELSSDIAMRDKYQRMLQVWRQCPRQYKLSIQEIRKVLAA; translated from the coding sequence ATGAACATGAGCAACACAGAACGTTTGATCCTGAGCAACCAGTACGAAATTCTGGCGAAACTCAACCCGGAGAAGGCGGACATCTACCAGCGCGCCAGCACCATCATCGAGCGCGGCTACTGCCTGCAGATCCTCGAGCTGGAGAAGAGCTTCGGCCATCTGGATCTGGCGACCTGCCAGGAGGTGATCGACACCCTGGAGCTGCATCACGCACTGGCCATCTCATGGGGTAATCTGGATGCCGCCGATCAGGGCGAGATCAACGCCAGCCGTCTGGAGTTCAACGGCTACAGCCGCAGCCAAGAGCGTGAGCTGGCTGACTACGTCTGCTTCCTGCTGGAGGTGGACAAGCGCTTCCCCGAGCTCAAGTGCCCGTGCGACGAGCTCTCCAGCGACATCGCCATGCGCGACAAGTACCAGCGGATGCTGCAGGTGTGGCGTCAGTGTCCACGTCAGTACAAGCTCTCCATCCAGGAGATCCGCAAGGTGCTGGCGGCCTGA
- the bcp gene encoding thioredoxin-dependent thiol peroxidase — MQPLQAGSPAPDFSLPDQNGNQVSLAGLRGRKVLVYFYPKAMTPGCTTQACGMRDVNAELAALNVVVLGISPDPAKRLKKFEERDQLNFTLLADEDHAVADAFGVWGPKKFMGKEYDGIHRQSFLIDEEGKIAHHFDKFKTSDHHQVVLDFLKG, encoded by the coding sequence ATGCAACCACTACAAGCTGGCAGCCCCGCCCCCGATTTCTCCCTGCCCGACCAGAATGGTAATCAGGTCAGCCTCGCTGGCCTGCGCGGCAGGAAGGTGCTGGTCTATTTCTATCCCAAGGCAATGACCCCCGGCTGCACCACCCAGGCCTGCGGCATGCGCGATGTGAACGCCGAGCTGGCCGCCCTCAATGTGGTGGTGCTTGGCATCAGCCCGGATCCGGCCAAACGGCTGAAAAAGTTCGAAGAGCGGGACCAGCTCAACTTCACCCTGCTGGCCGATGAAGACCACGCCGTCGCCGATGCTTTTGGCGTCTGGGGCCCGAAGAAATTCATGGGCAAAGAGTATGACGGCATTCACCGTCAGAGCTTCCTGATCGATGAAGAGGGCAAGATTGCCCACCACTTCGACAAGTTCAAAACCAGCGATCACCATCAGGTGGTACTGGATTTCCTCAAGGGATAA
- a CDS encoding glycine cleavage system protein R yields the protein MTHYLVVTAIGTDRPGIVNEVTRHVSGCGCNIVDSRLGIFGNEFTFIMLLSGDWNSMMQLEISLPLRSQEWDLITMMKRTERHQSLQYDVRASADLLIRDEPGIVSQCTQFFSEHGWNIQAMQSMTLEQQPFNLLKISFQLNLAREGEVEGSQTAFAEFCRQLGAESFEFIVNRKHA from the coding sequence ATGACTCACTACCTGGTCGTAACGGCCATCGGCACGGACAGGCCTGGCATCGTCAATGAAGTGACCCGCCACGTCAGTGGCTGTGGTTGCAACATTGTAGACAGCCGCCTTGGCATCTTCGGCAATGAATTTACCTTTATCATGCTGCTCTCGGGCGACTGGAACAGCATGATGCAACTCGAAATCAGCCTGCCCCTGCGTAGCCAGGAGTGGGATCTCATCACCATGATGAAACGCACCGAGCGCCACCAGTCCCTGCAGTATGACGTCCGCGCCAGTGCCGACCTGTTGATCCGCGACGAGCCCGGCATCGTAAGCCAGTGCACCCAGTTCTTCAGCGAACATGGCTGGAACATTCAGGCGATGCAATCCATGACCCTGGAGCAGCAGCCATTCAACCTGCTGAAGATCAGTTTTCAGCTCAATCTGGCCAGAGAGGGTGAAGTGGAAGGTTCGCAAACCGCCTTCGCCGAATTCTGTCGTCAACTGGGTGCCGAATCGTTCGAGTTTATCGTCAATCGCAAACACGCCTGA
- the dapA gene encoding 4-hydroxy-tetrahydrodipicolinate synthase produces the protein MLRGSIVALVTPMLASGEVDWASLAKLVDYHVSAGTCAIVAVGTTGESVTLSEQEHIAVVEKTVEYAAGRIPVIAGCGSNNTAHAIELAKRLAKTGVVAGLSVTPYYNKPTQEGLYRHYCAIAEASGLPQILYNVPGRTCCDLKPETVARLAKVPGIIGLKEATGDLSRTPLLRELCGPEFALYSGDDATGCDFMLQGGDGVISVTTNIAAAQMADMCRAALAGDAGQAHDINNLLMPLHKTLFCEPSPTPVKWACAQLGLIATATLRLPLVDLTPEGEQLMARALTTAELMASV, from the coding sequence ATGTTACGCGGTAGTATTGTTGCGCTCGTTACCCCCATGCTGGCTTCAGGTGAAGTCGATTGGGCCAGTCTGGCCAAACTGGTCGACTATCATGTCAGCGCCGGGACCTGCGCCATTGTTGCGGTGGGTACCACAGGGGAATCGGTGACCCTGAGCGAGCAGGAGCATATCGCCGTCGTTGAAAAGACCGTTGAGTATGCCGCCGGACGCATTCCCGTCATCGCCGGTTGCGGCTCCAACAATACTGCCCATGCCATTGAATTGGCAAAGCGATTGGCCAAAACCGGCGTGGTGGCGGGTCTCTCGGTGACTCCTTACTACAACAAGCCCACTCAGGAAGGTCTCTATCGCCACTATTGTGCGATCGCCGAGGCTAGTGGTCTGCCCCAAATTCTTTATAATGTGCCCGGTCGCACCTGTTGCGATCTCAAACCGGAGACCGTGGCCCGTCTGGCCAAGGTTCCCGGCATTATCGGTTTGAAAGAGGCAACCGGCGATTTGAGCCGCACCCCGCTGCTGCGCGAGCTGTGCGGGCCGGAGTTTGCTCTCTACAGTGGCGACGATGCCACTGGTTGTGATTTTATGCTGCAAGGTGGCGATGGCGTGATTTCGGTCACCACCAATATTGCAGCGGCCCAGATGGCCGACATGTGTCGTGCTGCGCTGGCCGGTGATGCCGGGCAGGCGCATGACATCAACAATCTCTTGATGCCGTTGCACAAGACTCTGTTCTGCGAACCGAGCCCCACCCCGGTGAAATGGGCCTGTGCCCAACTGGGGTTGATTGCAACAGCCACCTTGCGCCTGCCGCTGGTTGACCTCACCCCCGAGGGCGAGCAGCTGATGGCGCGAGCACTGACCACAGCGGAGTTGATGGCGAGTGTTTAA
- the bamC gene encoding outer membrane protein assembly factor BamC, translating into MFKSNGKGNRARLVLSVATVAVLAGCSTPQDRKMANRDFGYEDARLEGRAFLIPAGLSAPTFNSQYDIPPLPESSREGALGAQVDVRPPAQLLTVVPGSQVVQSATEPTVAFYALSTSQSVERDTWSFLMNFLAKYKVTTEKLDQQDGVLQTGWFDNTVALDGWGEDDEDFKIRQRYQFTVRNDAQRHAVNMSVRVLDHEETIDGETSNKLTPADAQRYAARVLNQFSLYYDSQLKAREQHKSNDGMGLQLGLDNNELSAWIAEGSFDQVWRRLNQVLPAYGFTIKDTQQSLGWIDVEYEEPGAEFWKAKGSEPFKLEEEKYRFQLGEMAGGKTSITLFDKDKKPVSSGVISQMYISLSEAFAKGLADQAAAKAE; encoded by the coding sequence GTGTTTAAATCTAATGGAAAGGGAAATAGAGCCCGTCTGGTGCTGAGCGTTGCGACTGTGGCCGTCTTGGCCGGTTGCAGCACCCCCCAGGATCGCAAAATGGCCAACCGCGACTTCGGTTATGAAGATGCCCGCCTCGAGGGCCGCGCGTTCTTGATCCCCGCAGGATTGAGTGCCCCCACCTTCAACAGCCAGTACGATATTCCGCCACTTCCCGAGAGCAGCCGTGAAGGTGCCCTCGGCGCCCAGGTCGATGTGCGTCCACCCGCCCAGCTGCTGACCGTGGTACCGGGCAGTCAGGTGGTGCAGAGTGCAACCGAACCGACCGTTGCCTTCTATGCCCTGAGCACCAGCCAGAGCGTGGAGCGCGATACCTGGTCGTTCCTGATGAACTTCCTGGCCAAATACAAGGTCACCACCGAGAAGCTGGATCAGCAGGATGGCGTATTGCAGACCGGCTGGTTTGACAACACTGTTGCCCTCGATGGCTGGGGTGAAGATGACGAAGACTTCAAAATCCGTCAGCGTTACCAGTTCACCGTGCGCAACGATGCCCAGCGCCACGCCGTCAACATGTCGGTCCGGGTACTGGATCACGAAGAGACCATCGACGGCGAGACCAGCAACAAGCTGACCCCTGCCGATGCCCAGCGCTATGCCGCGCGAGTGCTGAACCAGTTCTCTCTCTATTACGACAGCCAGCTGAAAGCCCGCGAGCAGCACAAGTCCAACGATGGCATGGGTCTGCAACTGGGTCTGGACAACAACGAGCTGAGCGCCTGGATTGCCGAAGGTTCCTTTGATCAGGTGTGGCGTCGCCTTAATCAGGTACTGCCTGCTTACGGTTTCACCATCAAGGATACCCAGCAGTCTCTGGGCTGGATCGACGTCGAGTACGAAGAGCCGGGTGCCGAGTTCTGGAAGGCGAAAGGGAGCGAGCCGTTCAAACTGGAGGAGGAGAAATACCGCTTCCAGCTTGGCGAAATGGCGGGAGGCAAGACCTCCATCACCCTGTTCGACAAGGACAAGAAGCCGGTATCGTCCGGGGTTATCTCCCAGATGTATATCAGCCTGTCCGAGGCGTTCGCCAAGGGGCTGGCCGATCAGGCAGCAGCAAAAGCAGAATAA
- a CDS encoding phosphoribosylaminoimidazolesuccinocarboxamide synthase yields the protein MSLADQVLAVNDDLPIRTDKPVHSGKVRSVYWLTPEDSARLIKEKGYDVPADAPLALMVISDRISAFDCIWQGVDGLNGVPGKGAALNAISSHWFKLFKEKGLADSHILDIPHPFVWIVQKARPVMIEAIARQYITGSMWRAYKDGEREFCGITLPEGLKKDQKLPEILITPSTKGVLKGLDGVPEADDVNVSRADIERHYKGFNFSKPADIDRYEVLLKEGFNVISDALAGLDQIFVDTKFEFGYVHDAAGNEKLIYMDEVGTPDSSRIWDGAALRDGQIVEKSKEGFRQWLLNHFPDPDILLNKNRMPERFALARDNKLPTEVMMDISNTYVGIAEKIIGHKLARSANPKQEIIEVLRDQYGLID from the coding sequence ATGAGTCTTGCAGATCAAGTATTGGCGGTGAATGACGATTTGCCGATCCGTACCGATAAACCTGTCCATTCCGGCAAAGTGCGCAGCGTCTACTGGTTGACCCCCGAAGACAGTGCCCGGCTCATAAAAGAGAAAGGCTATGATGTGCCGGCCGATGCGCCCCTCGCCCTCATGGTGATCAGCGATCGCATCTCGGCCTTCGATTGCATCTGGCAAGGTGTGGATGGCCTGAACGGCGTACCGGGCAAAGGGGCTGCGCTTAATGCCATCTCTAGCCACTGGTTCAAGCTGTTCAAGGAGAAGGGACTGGCCGACAGCCACATTCTGGATATTCCGCACCCCTTCGTTTGGATCGTGCAAAAAGCTCGTCCGGTGATGATCGAGGCGATTGCCCGTCAGTACATCACCGGCTCCATGTGGCGTGCCTACAAGGATGGCGAGCGCGAGTTCTGCGGCATCACCCTGCCGGAAGGGCTCAAAAAGGATCAGAAGCTGCCGGAAATTCTCATCACTCCCTCCACCAAGGGCGTGCTGAAAGGGCTGGATGGCGTGCCGGAAGCTGATGACGTCAACGTTTCCCGTGCCGATATCGAGCGCCACTACAAGGGCTTCAACTTCAGCAAACCGGCTGACATCGACCGTTACGAAGTGCTGCTCAAAGAGGGCTTCAACGTCATCAGCGACGCGCTGGCCGGGCTGGATCAGATCTTCGTCGATACCAAGTTCGAGTTTGGCTACGTCCACGATGCCGCCGGCAACGAAAAGCTCATCTACATGGATGAAGTGGGCACCCCCGACAGCTCCCGTATCTGGGATGGCGCGGCCCTGCGCGACGGTCAGATTGTCGAGAAGTCGAAAGAGGGTTTCCGTCAGTGGCTGCTCAACCACTTCCCGGATCCGGACATCCTGCTCAACAAGAACCGCATGCCGGAACGTTTCGCCCTGGCCCGCGACAACAAGCTGCCGACCGAAGTAATGATGGACATATCCAACACCTACGTCGGGATCGCCGAGAAGATCATCGGCCACAAGCTGGCGCGTTCTGCCAATCCCAAGCAGGAGATCATCGAGGTGCTGCGTGATCAGTACGGTCTGATCGACTAA